In a genomic window of Sulfurimonas denitrificans DSM 1251:
- the rplM gene encoding 50S ribosomal protein L13, producing the protein MKFTKIATPEQIDQKWVLIDAEGKTFGRIITEVATLLRGKNKPCFTPNIDCGDYVVVVNASKAKFNGLGKIANKEYFSYSGYFGSVKSTKMTELLEKNPEKLYKLATRGMLPKTKLGAKMIKKLKIYASAEHPHSAQLAK; encoded by the coding sequence ATGAAATTTACGAAAATTGCAACTCCTGAACAAATTGATCAAAAATGGGTTTTGATTGATGCTGAAGGTAAAACTTTTGGTCGTATTATTACTGAAGTAGCAACTCTACTTCGTGGTAAAAACAAGCCATGTTTTACTCCAAATATTGATTGTGGTGACTATGTTGTAGTAGTTAACGCTTCTAAAGCAAAATTTAATGGTCTTGGCAAAATCGCTAATAAAGAGTATTTCTCTTACTCTGGCTACTTCGGCAGTGTTAAGAGTACTAAAATGACTGAACTTTTAGAGAAAAATCCTGAGAAGCTTTACAAATTAGCTACTCGTGGTATGCTTCCTAAAACTAAGCTTGGTGCTAAGATGATTAAAAAATTAAAAATTTATGCAAGTGCTGAACACCCTCACTCTGCACAATTAGCTAAGTAA
- the rpsI gene encoding 30S ribosomal protein S9: MKKVYATGRRKASIAKVWLTPGAGTMTINGLSLDAWLGGLEAKKLRVKQPLALTKQDTSVNIVATVLGGGFGGQADALRHGISRALVRFNPELKAILKPEGMMTRDSRVVERKKPGKRKARRSRQFSKR, encoded by the coding sequence ATGAAAAAAGTATATGCAACAGGACGCCGTAAAGCGTCAATCGCAAAAGTATGGTTAACTCCAGGCGCTGGGACTATGACAATCAATGGTTTATCATTAGATGCATGGTTAGGCGGATTAGAGGCTAAAAAACTTCGTGTTAAACAACCTCTTGCACTAACAAAACAAGATACATCGGTAAACATTGTAGCTACAGTTTTAGGCGGAGGTTTTGGCGGTCAAGCTGATGCTCTTCGTCACGGAATCTCTCGTGCATTAGTACGTTTCAATCCAGAGTTAAAAGCTATACTAAAACCTGAGGGTATGATGACTCGTGATTCACGTGTTGTTGAACGTAAAAAGCCAGGCAAGCGTAAAGCACGTCGTTCTCGTCAGTTCTCTAAGCGTTAA
- a CDS encoding peptide-binding protein, whose amino-acid sequence MRYLLPLILSFHLFASTLHLATSTNPARLNPILATDSSSSEISGFIFNGLVKYDKDLSTIVGDLAESFYFEDEKTLLFKLRSNVKWHDGEKFSANDVLFTYNTLISPKISSPYSSNFRFVESVEVVDELTLRVRYKEPYFKALETWMMGILPLHVLRDEQNLMSSSFNTNPIGTGAYKLHQLEYSKNIVLRAFDEYFEGRSKIDTISFHVIADPTTRFLMLKSGALDIGSIEPMQYERQLDKSFFDKFDIYENISQSYTYLGFNLRVEKFQNPKVREALSLAINREELVKILFFDHAKVCRGPFLPATNAFNEDVKAPKQDIKRAKELLREAGYDESNPFTFEITTSNSSDIRPYAAQILQHQLKESGVVVTLRVMEWQAFLNMVVFPNKFESVLLGWGLSPTPDPYMFWHSESDKSGGFNLVGYHNEEMNEMIEKSQSMIDAKELSFIWQKMFKMITDENPYLFLFIPNSITTVNKKIKNIEPSPSGIWHNYIKWEK is encoded by the coding sequence TTGCGCTACTTACTACCTCTGATTTTATCATTTCATCTTTTTGCATCAACACTTCACTTGGCTACATCTACCAATCCAGCAAGACTAAATCCTATTTTAGCAACAGATTCTAGCTCATCAGAGATAAGTGGTTTCATATTTAACGGACTTGTAAAGTATGATAAAGATTTATCAACTATAGTTGGGGATTTGGCAGAGAGCTTTTACTTTGAAGATGAAAAGACACTCCTGTTTAAACTTCGCTCTAATGTAAAGTGGCATGATGGAGAAAAATTTAGTGCAAATGATGTGCTCTTTACATACAACACGCTTATTTCACCAAAAATAAGTTCCCCATATAGTTCCAACTTTAGATTTGTTGAGAGTGTGGAAGTTGTTGATGAATTAACTCTAAGGGTAAGATACAAAGAGCCATATTTTAAAGCATTAGAGACATGGATGATGGGTATTTTGCCACTACATGTATTGCGTGATGAGCAAAATCTAATGAGTTCTAGCTTTAACACAAATCCAATAGGAACGGGTGCATACAAGCTGCATCAGTTGGAATACTCTAAAAATATAGTATTGCGTGCATTTGATGAGTACTTTGAGGGGCGCTCAAAGATAGATACAATCTCATTTCACGTAATTGCCGACCCAACGACTCGCTTTTTAATGCTAAAATCTGGCGCACTTGATATTGGAAGTATAGAGCCTATGCAGTATGAGAGACAGCTAGATAAGAGCTTTTTTGACAAATTTGATATTTATGAAAATATATCTCAATCATATACTTACTTGGGGTTTAATTTAAGAGTTGAAAAATTTCAAAATCCAAAAGTAAGAGAGGCGCTCTCTTTGGCAATTAACAGAGAAGAGTTGGTAAAGATACTTTTTTTTGACCATGCCAAAGTTTGCAGAGGTCCTTTCCTTCCAGCAACAAATGCTTTTAACGAAGATGTAAAGGCACCAAAACAAGATATAAAAAGGGCAAAGGAGCTTTTGCGTGAGGCTGGATATGACGAGAGTAATCCATTTACATTTGAGATTACTACATCAAATTCAAGCGATATTAGACCTTATGCAGCGCAAATTTTGCAACATCAGCTAAAGGAGTCTGGAGTGGTTGTAACTCTTAGAGTAATGGAGTGGCAAGCATTTCTAAATATGGTAGTTTTTCCAAATAAGTTTGAGAGTGTACTCCTTGGCTGGGGACTCTCTCCTACACCAGACCCTTACATGTTTTGGCATAGTGAGAGTGATAAGAGTGGGGGTTTTAACCTTGTCGGGTACCATAACGAAGAGATGAATGAGATGATAGAGAAGTCCCAAAGTATGATAGATGCCAAAGAGCTCTCTTTTATCTGGCAAAAGATGTTTAAAATGATAACAGATGAGAATCCATATCTTTTTTTATTCATCCCAAACTCAATAACAACTGTAAATAAAAAGATAAAAAACATAGAGCCAAGCCCGAGTGGAATTTGGCACAATTATATAAAATGGGAGAAGTAG
- a CDS encoding C40 family peptidase produces MFKNFFIITFFFLCTALLANTQSDEDYGFPHISEDISEQERVIEPLTTRLLSKAEEFLGTPYRFGNKGEKKTDCSGFTQQVFGEFGILLPRSATEQSKYGKKIELKDLKVGDLLFYRTYKKAPSHVGIYAGDGKIIHASYRNKKVQYDAIDKGYYKKRFLYAKRIVSKDD; encoded by the coding sequence ATGTTTAAGAACTTTTTTATCATAACGTTTTTTTTTCTTTGTACAGCGCTCTTAGCCAATACTCAAAGTGATGAAGATTATGGATTTCCACATATAAGTGAAGATATAAGCGAGCAAGAGAGAGTAATTGAGCCACTTACAACTAGGCTCCTATCGAAAGCAGAAGAGTTTTTAGGTACTCCATATAGATTTGGAAATAAGGGCGAAAAGAAGACTGACTGCTCAGGATTTACACAGCAAGTTTTTGGAGAGTTTGGAATCTTGCTTCCACGTTCGGCTACAGAACAGTCAAAATATGGCAAAAAAATAGAGCTTAAAGATTTAAAAGTAGGAGATTTACTCTTTTATCGAACTTATAAAAAAGCCCCATCACATGTAGGCATATATGCAGGAGATGGAAAAATCATTCATGCCTCTTATAGAAATAAAAAAGTTCAATACGACGCTATAGACAAGGGATATTATAAAAAACGTTTCTTATATGCTAAACGTATAGTCTCAAAAGATGATTAA